One genomic window of Micrococcus flavus includes the following:
- a CDS encoding sugar phosphate isomerase/epimerase family protein → MTEPTPDPARTPYPHRVSGTGSHARLPGEPQLAPPLVSTEHLIPELRHGADIPVTLSSSSVFPLGTQDVFALAQDLGYDGVEVMVTHNGYSQDADRLTTLSKRTGMRIDSIHAPTLLFAQQVWGTAWSKIERSVELAQAVGARTVVAHPPFRWQGTYASQFARRIAEIMSETGVVIAVENMYPWRARGRELTMYLPHWDPVPEPYEHVTWDFSHAAIAREDSLANIRGLGRRLRHVHLTDGVDGTKDAHLVPGEGTQNVAESLRFLGRAGIAGSVCVEVGTRGVSYAGEREEKLAASLAFAREHLGGRDD, encoded by the coding sequence ATGACCGAGCCGACACCGGACCCCGCCCGCACCCCGTACCCCCACCGGGTGTCGGGCACCGGCTCCCACGCGCGTCTACCCGGGGAGCCGCAGCTCGCCCCGCCGCTGGTGTCCACCGAGCACCTGATCCCGGAGCTCCGCCACGGCGCGGACATCCCCGTGACCCTGTCCTCCTCCTCGGTCTTCCCGCTGGGCACGCAGGACGTGTTCGCCCTGGCCCAGGACCTGGGCTACGACGGCGTCGAGGTGATGGTCACCCACAACGGGTACAGCCAGGACGCCGACCGACTCACCACGCTGTCCAAGCGCACCGGCATGCGGATCGACTCCATCCATGCCCCGACCCTGCTGTTCGCCCAGCAGGTGTGGGGCACGGCCTGGTCCAAGATCGAGCGGTCGGTGGAGCTCGCGCAGGCGGTGGGCGCCCGGACCGTGGTGGCGCACCCGCCGTTCCGCTGGCAGGGCACCTACGCCTCGCAGTTCGCCCGGCGCATCGCCGAGATCATGTCCGAGACCGGTGTGGTGATCGCGGTGGAGAACATGTACCCGTGGCGCGCCCGCGGCCGGGAGCTGACCATGTACCTGCCGCACTGGGACCCCGTGCCCGAGCCCTACGAGCACGTCACGTGGGACTTCTCCCACGCCGCGATCGCCCGCGAGGACTCGCTGGCCAACATCCGCGGGCTCGGCCGGCGGCTGCGCCACGTCCACCTCACCGACGGCGTGGACGGCACCAAGGACGCCCACCTGGTCCCCGGGGAGGGCACGCAGAACGTGGCCGAGTCCCTGCGGTTCCTGGGACGTGCGGGCATCGCGGGCTCGGTGTGCGTGGAGGTGGGCACCCGCGGCGTCTCCTACGCCGGCGAGCGCGAGGAGAAGCTGGCCGCCTCGCTCGCCTTCGCGCGCGAGCACCTCGGCGGGCGCGACGACTGA
- the proC gene encoding pyrroline-5-carboxylate reductase, translating into MTSQPRLAILGLGSMTGAILTGLLAASVTTPDRISATTRSAASAQERAAKHGVTVHSSEEDPDANLTAVREADVVLLGVKPKDIVATAREIAPALRPETVVVSVAAGVRAETIAAALPAGQPLVRTMPNTPLTVGSGVVGVAPAAGVTEEQRALVESLFSGSGLVVPVTEEQLSAVVAAAGSAPAYVFLLAEAIAKHAVQLGLDRADAEAMAAATVKGAGLMLQRGVQSGDQTAEQLRKAVMSPNGTTERAVAVLQEGGFERLVAEAMDAAAARDREMGEEFAG; encoded by the coding sequence ATGACCTCCCAGCCCCGCCTCGCGATCCTCGGCCTCGGCTCCATGACCGGCGCCATCCTCACCGGCCTGCTCGCCGCCTCCGTCACGACGCCGGACCGCATCTCCGCCACGACCCGCAGCGCCGCCTCGGCGCAGGAGCGGGCGGCGAAGCACGGCGTGACCGTGCACTCGTCCGAGGAGGACCCCGACGCCAACCTCACCGCGGTGCGGGAGGCGGACGTGGTGCTGCTCGGCGTCAAGCCCAAGGACATCGTGGCCACCGCCCGGGAGATCGCCCCCGCGCTGCGTCCGGAGACCGTCGTGGTGTCGGTGGCCGCCGGCGTGCGCGCCGAGACCATCGCCGCAGCCCTGCCGGCGGGCCAGCCGCTCGTGCGGACCATGCCGAACACCCCGCTGACCGTCGGCTCCGGCGTGGTGGGCGTGGCCCCCGCCGCGGGTGTCACCGAGGAGCAGCGCGCGCTCGTGGAGTCCCTGTTCTCCGGCTCTGGCCTGGTGGTGCCGGTGACGGAGGAGCAGCTGTCCGCCGTCGTGGCGGCGGCGGGCTCGGCTCCCGCCTACGTGTTCCTGCTGGCCGAAGCGATCGCGAAGCACGCGGTGCAGCTGGGCCTGGACCGGGCCGACGCCGAGGCCATGGCCGCGGCCACCGTCAAGGGCGCCGGGCTCATGCTGCAGCGCGGCGTGCAGTCCGGGGACCAGACCGCCGAGCAGCTCCGGAAGGCCGTGATGAGCCCGAACGGCACCACGGAGCGCGCCGTGGCGGTGCTGCAGGAGGGCGGGTTCGAGCGGCTCGTGGCCGAGGCCATGGACGCCGCCGCGGCCCGGGACCGGGAGATGGGCGAGGAGTTCGCCGGCTGA